The bacterium nucleotide sequence GAGCGACGCTTACGCGAGGCTGCAAGAATGGGTTTTGATAAAGCCATTGTTCCCCTCCGCAACCTTGAACGCCTTAACGGCAATCTTCCAATTAATGTCAGAGGTGTTCAAAACGTAGCCCAAGCCCTAGAAGCATGCGGTTTAGATTCCCCTCGCTACAGCCGTCGAAATGGAGGGAAATCTGGGCGAGAGCCTGAAGAAGAGAATTCATAGTGCGTAATGCGTCGCACCAGCTTTGGATCAGAATGTTCCGTAGCTTTAGCGAAGGCACGTCACTGTGAGACGTAGGGTACCGTGCTCCATAACACCAGACCCTGTCTTGTAAGAAGGAAGCTCTTTACTCGATATCGAAATACAACTTAGAGGTGAATTCTGTTGAAATATATTATTGTTGCGTTGTTATGTGTCTTTGCTCTAAATGCCTTTGCTGAAAGATACAGCCTTTCACGGGAAGAAATTCGGAGGATGGGGGTTGATAGTTGGATTAAGTATTGCCAAGACAAAGGCGGCATCTTATCAGAAGTCGATGAGGATGAGGCATATCGCACCTTTGCCGATGCTCAAAAAAGCTATAACGAAAAACAACTTTCAAAGCTTGACAGGGATGATCGCAATCGGCTGAAGAAGTACAAAAAGCTTTTTACCGACTTCCGATTGCAAATACTCGATATTGAAAGTCTAAGAAATGGCGGAGGTTCAATGTTTGGTCATATGGCTGAGCGAGGAAGCGCATATGATGAGCTATTGATGGAGAAACTCATCAAGCTAAATGAAAAATCCAATCATTTTAACCCTGTCTTTCAAGCCCAAAAGGCTGCGAAATTAGTTCGTCAGATTGAAAACAGGCTGGAAAAGTCCAAGAATATCAATTCCGATGAAGAAAAGGCCTTGGAATTCATGGCCGGAAGTAAGTCGAACGGCAAGAAGTTGCTGTTAAAAGAAATCAAAAAGGCCACTGGTAACTTCGAAGAAATGTGCGGATTCCTCAAAGGCCGTCCTGCATCTGAACGCTTACTTATTCTAGATTTCTACTGGTCCCATTCGAAGCCTTTAAATTAGTTCTTATTTCTTGAAGAAATTTTTAATGATGAATAGCAAATTTGAGGGGCGTTCGGCTAGGCGGCGGCTGAAGTAGGGGTACCAAGCTGTGCCATAGGGGAGGTAGATGCGGGTGGTATAGCCGTCCGCTAGGACTTCTTTTTGAAGATCGCGGCGGATGCCGTAGAGCATTTGGAATTCTAGTTTTTCCTTCGGAATTTGGTTCTTCTCGACGACTTTACGGGCAAAAGCGATGCGATTGGGGTCGTGAGTGGCGATGGCGGGGTGAGTATCGCTTAGAAGAAGCTTTTCTGTGAGCTTATCGAACTGTTCGTTGACCTTTGCCATCTTTTGATAGGCAATTTCAGGCGATTCGAGATAGGCGCCTTTAACCAACCTGACTTTTGCTCCGAGTGAAATCAGCATATCGACATCTTCTTCGCTTCGGTGCAAATACGTTTGGATGACTGTTCCCATATTCTTATTTGTCTGATAGACGTCGGCAAAGAGCTTGAGGGTGCGGTGTGTGTATTTGCTGGATTCCATATCGACTTCGACCGCATTATTGTAACTCGCAGCGGTTTCGAGTATTCGAATAAGGTTCTCTTTGCAAAAAGAGTCTCCAAAGTCGATGCCGATTTGAGTGAGTTTAATCGAGATATCAGAATTCACATGGTTGGTGTTGATGGTATCGAGCATCGAACAGTAGGTTTGAGTTGCTGTTAATGCTTCCTCTTGGGTGGTCGAGTTTTCGCCAAGAAAGTCTAATGATATGCAGAAACCGGCTTTATTAAGCCCCCTCGCTGCAGTAGTCGCATCCTCAATCGTATCACCAGCAACAAAGCGGTTTACCACTCTGCGTGATACACGGCTATGGGTGATGAATTCCTTCATGGGCGCCCAATTGGCAACGCGAAGGACAACTGTTCTACTCAGCA carries:
- a CDS encoding proline dehydrogenase family protein, whose translation is MLSRTVVLRVANWAPMKEFITHSRVSRRVVNRFVAGDTIEDATTAARGLNKAGFCISLDFLGENSTTQEEALTATQTYCSMLDTINTNHVNSDISIKLTQIGIDFGDSFCKENLIRILETAASYNNAVEVDMESSKYTHRTLKLFADVYQTNKNMGTVIQTYLHRSEEDVDMLISLGAKVRLVKGAYLESPEIAYQKMAKVNEQFDKLTEKLLLSDTHPAIATHDPNRIAFARKVVEKNQIPKEKLEFQMLYGIRRDLQKEVLADGYTTRIYLPYGTAWYPYFSRRLAERPSNLLFIIKNFFKK